The window TATGAAATGCACCGCGAGGACCAGTGCCCCCGCGGTCAGGACGAGGACCGGGCCGGGCGGCCAGTCCAGCCACAGGGCCAGCAGGAAGCCCGTCAGGTTCACCACGACGCCGATGCCGACCGCCCACAGGGTGATCGACTTCAGCGAGTTGCCCAGCCGGCGCGCGGCGAGTGCGGGCAGCAGGGTCAGGGCGTCGACGAGCAGCGCCCCGGTGAGTTTGATCGCCCCGGCGACCGCGATGGCGACCAGTACCAGCAGCGCGGCCGTCAGCGCCCGCACCGGTACGCCGGAGCACTGGGCGAGTTCACGGTCGTACAGCAGCAGGCCGATCTCGCGCCGCCGCCACCAGAACAGGCCCGGCACGACGACGGCCAGTACGCCCAGCACGACGAGGTCGGCGGTGCCCACCGACAGGATCGACCCCCACAACAGGGCGAAGGCGCCGGAGGCGTTGACCCCCGACACGGCCAGCAGCAGGAGTGCCGCGGCGATGGCCAGGCTCATCAGCAGGCCCATCGCCCCCGACAGGCCGTCCGGGGTGCGGGCGAGCGGGGCCACGCCCGCACCGGCCAGCGCGCAGGCCACCAGCGCGCACAGCATGGGGTCGAGCCCGGTCAGCAGTCCGACGGCGATGCCCAGCAGGGCGACGTGCATCATCGCGAACC is drawn from Streptomyces sp. NBC_01232 and contains these coding sequences:
- a CDS encoding metal ABC transporter permease, encoding MILAAADLGELLQLLPVQRAGAALLLAAIGLPVIGVVIVGLDIMPVRFAMMHVALLGIAVGLLTGLDPMLCALVACALAGAGVAPLARTPDGLSGAMGLLMSLAIAAALLLLAVSGVNASGAFALLWGSILSVGTADLVVLGVLAVVVPGLFWWRRREIGLLLYDRELAQCSGVPVRALTAALLVLVAIAVAGAIKLTGALLVDALTLLPALAARRLGNSLKSITLWAVGIGVVVNLTGFLLALWLDWPPGPVLVLTAGALVLAVHFIPERRISSWRAPASVSLPSSH